One stretch of Dissulfurimicrobium hydrothermale DNA includes these proteins:
- the modA gene encoding molybdate ABC transporter substrate-binding protein: MKRISSKILIYLVMLPFIILNVLSIACAEELMVFSGAAFKKPLDDLIQSYDKAKVSANYGGVTAILTQLSLGRQGDVFVVPSPDVMEQAVQNGLVKKESVRSFVYAVPVMVVKKGNPKGIHSIEDLLRPDVRFAMANPEMVYIGRLAAEIFDRNLPPDKVDALRKKVQTYVDDISKLLSYLLMDQVDAVLGFDFLKGWAPNRVDIVKLKPNEVIRIGNGQIGVTTSSKDPQGAEKFIGFVLSGKGQEVFKKYGYLTSLKETYAFLGAKKPVGGVPQVGQEWISR, encoded by the coding sequence ATGAAAAGAATAAGTTCGAAGATCTTGATCTATCTGGTGATGCTGCCTTTTATCATACTGAATGTATTATCCATTGCATGCGCTGAAGAACTTATGGTCTTTAGCGGCGCCGCCTTTAAGAAACCCTTGGATGATCTCATACAAAGCTACGATAAGGCAAAAGTGAGCGCCAATTATGGGGGCGTGACGGCTATACTGACCCAGCTGAGCCTTGGCAGACAGGGTGACGTCTTTGTCGTCCCGTCACCTGATGTCATGGAGCAGGCGGTTCAAAATGGGCTTGTGAAAAAGGAGAGTGTAAGGAGTTTCGTCTATGCCGTTCCCGTCATGGTTGTCAAAAAAGGAAATCCCAAAGGCATACACAGCATCGAGGACCTCCTCAGGCCTGACGTCAGGTTTGCCATGGCGAATCCAGAGATGGTATATATAGGACGGCTTGCCGCGGAGATTTTCGATAGAAACCTCCCCCCTGATAAAGTTGATGCCTTGAGGAAAAAGGTGCAGACCTATGTAGATGACATCTCGAAACTCTTGAGCTATCTACTGATGGATCAGGTGGATGCGGTGCTGGGATTTGATTTTCTCAAGGGGTGGGCCCCTAACAGGGTGGATATCGTAAAATTAAAACCAAATGAGGTCATTCGCATCGGAAACGGTCAGATAGGTGTCACTACATCTTCAAAAGATCCCCAGGGGGCAGAGAAATTCATCGGGTTTGTCTTATCGGGCAAGGGACAGGAGGTGTTTAAAAAGTATGGGTATCTCACTTCTCTTAAGGAGACATATGCCTTTTTAGGGGCCAAAAAGCCGGTAGGCGGCGTTCCGCAAGTCGGCCAGGAATGGATTAGCAGATAG
- a CDS encoding Rossmann-like domain-containing protein gives MVEEIKDKAMGFYSRLKQELGYLVEKHDLFKEHITITAKTLTPKEAIGEPERMDFPLLKGKEVMIEARFLDKKGQAYTSMPGDYQGTIEDIIKLSLSNDFERACLISSLNAVMRHLGSIEKTIHCRNSDPERCATMLPHYIQKRFGKPKIAFIGFQPAMINSLSGSFELKVIDLDEDNINKEKYGVIINGPDKTDEIVSWADIIIATGSTCVNATIEKFIKDKPVIFYGVSIAGIAKICGYERYCPCAY, from the coding sequence GTGGTTGAAGAAATAAAAGATAAAGCTATGGGATTCTATAGCCGTTTAAAACAAGAGCTTGGGTATTTAGTCGAAAAGCATGATCTTTTTAAAGAACATATTACAATTACTGCAAAAACCTTAACACCGAAAGAGGCTATCGGTGAGCCGGAAAGAATGGATTTTCCGCTTCTGAAGGGGAAAGAGGTGATGATTGAGGCTAGATTTCTGGATAAGAAGGGCCAGGCATACACCAGTATGCCTGGCGATTACCAAGGGACAATAGAAGATATCATCAAACTTTCTCTATCCAACGATTTTGAAAGGGCATGTCTGATATCCAGCTTAAATGCCGTTATGAGGCATCTTGGTAGCATTGAAAAGACAATCCATTGCAGGAATAGCGATCCTGAAAGGTGTGCGACCATGTTGCCTCATTATATTCAGAAACGCTTTGGAAAGCCCAAAATAGCATTTATAGGATTTCAACCCGCAATGATAAATAGTCTATCAGGGTCATTTGAACTAAAAGTCATTGATCTTGATGAAGATAATATCAATAAGGAAAAATATGGGGTGATAATAAATGGACCTGACAAGACAGATGAGATAGTATCATGGGCTGATATTATTATTGCAACAGGGTCAACATGCGTAAATGCTACAATTGAGAAATTTATCAAAGATAAACCAGTTATATTTTATGGTGTATCTATAGCTGGAATAGCAAAGATTTGTGGATATGAAAGGTATTGCCCATGTGCATATTGA
- the modA gene encoding molybdate ABC transporter substrate-binding protein produces MKIFKKVVMTVLVVGFLAMSCLPRDAFSAERLMVFAGAASKPPLEEAAKAFEKKTGVKVDISFGGSGTVLSQMILAKEGDIYFPGSSDYMELAKRKGMVLPETEKIVVYLVPAINVQKGNPKGIHSLKDLTRRGLKVAIANPEDVCVGAYAVEIIEKNFTPQEKEAFRKNLINYTESCDKTATAVSLKMADAVIGWRVFHYWDPERIENVRLKKEEIVRVGYIPIAISKFTKNKALAQKFIDFILSDEGKAIFRKYHYLMTPDEAFAYIGEKKPVGGDYVVPQEWLKK; encoded by the coding sequence ATGAAGATATTTAAAAAAGTAGTTATGACTGTGCTTGTTGTAGGGTTTTTGGCCATGTCATGTCTTCCCAGGGATGCCTTTTCGGCTGAGAGGCTTATGGTCTTTGCTGGTGCAGCCTCAAAGCCGCCGCTTGAGGAGGCTGCAAAGGCCTTTGAAAAGAAAACCGGCGTTAAGGTGGATATCAGCTTCGGTGGTTCAGGGACTGTCCTTTCCCAGATGATCCTTGCAAAGGAGGGGGATATCTATTTTCCTGGCTCATCTGACTACATGGAGCTCGCGAAGAGGAAAGGGATGGTGTTGCCTGAGACGGAAAAGATAGTGGTCTATCTCGTCCCTGCCATAAACGTGCAGAAAGGCAATCCCAAAGGGATCCATAGTTTGAAGGACCTTACAAGGCGTGGGCTCAAGGTCGCCATCGCAAATCCTGAGGATGTATGTGTGGGCGCCTATGCCGTTGAAATAATTGAAAAAAACTTTACTCCCCAAGAAAAGGAGGCGTTCAGAAAGAACCTCATCAACTATACTGAGAGTTGCGACAAGACTGCCACCGCCGTATCACTTAAGATGGCGGACGCGGTGATCGGTTGGCGGGTTTTCCATTACTGGGATCCGGAAAGAATAGAGAATGTCCGGCTTAAAAAAGAAGAAATCGTCCGTGTAGGTTATATCCCAATAGCTATATCTAAATTCACCAAAAACAAGGCCCTTGCCCAGAAGTTTATAGATTTCATCTTGTCTGACGAAGGAAAGGCGATATTCAGAAAATATCACTACCTCATGACCCCTGATGAGGCCTTTGCCTATATTGGCGAGAAGAAACCCGTCGGCGGGGACTATGTGGTGCCGCAGGAGTGGTTGAAGAAATAA
- a CDS encoding radical SAM protein, with amino-acid sequence MKNMINITPDRSRHPCFNASVKGSCGRVHLPVAPKCNILCNYCNRKYDCVNESRPGVTSAILSPYQALAYMERVIEKEPRITVAGIAGPGDPFASPDETIETIRLIKERFPEIILCLATNGLGVSPYVDDLASLGVSHITVTINAVDPDVSQNIYAWVRDGKVVYRGREAAGLLLQRQLDAVSKLKARGITLKINTIVIPGINYDPEINGGHIIDIAKKMAEMGADVLNCMPMYPNAGTAFENIREPDKKEIRILQDRAGEHIAQMRHCTRCRADAIGLLGEDRSTEMHGCLSACASLPKPLAGNERPFVAVATLEGMLVNQHLGEAERLQIWGRGKDGFYLVEERRTPLPGGGPKRWEALSEMLRDCRAILVGGIGENPRNILSGEGIEVFELNGFIEMGLKSVFMGDDISFLKVRRKGGCGGCKGAGLGCDDLSSLPIF; translated from the coding sequence ATGAAAAATATGATAAATATAACACCTGATAGATCAAGACATCCATGTTTTAATGCAAGTGTAAAGGGAAGCTGTGGCAGGGTGCATCTTCCTGTAGCGCCAAAATGCAACATACTTTGTAATTACTGCAATCGAAAATATGACTGCGTAAATGAGAGCAGGCCTGGTGTCACAAGCGCCATACTCTCACCTTATCAGGCGCTTGCCTATATGGAAAGGGTCATTGAGAAGGAACCGCGCATAACAGTTGCAGGTATAGCAGGGCCGGGAGACCCGTTTGCAAGCCCTGATGAAACCATAGAGACCATCAGGCTTATCAAGGAGAGATTCCCTGAGATCATCCTATGTCTTGCCACAAACGGCCTTGGCGTATCTCCTTATGTGGATGACCTCGCCTCCCTGGGCGTCTCTCATATCACTGTCACCATAAATGCCGTTGACCCTGACGTGAGCCAGAATATCTATGCCTGGGTTAGGGACGGGAAGGTGGTTTACCGCGGCAGGGAGGCAGCCGGACTGCTCCTTCAAAGACAGCTTGACGCCGTCTCGAAGCTCAAGGCCAGGGGTATCACGCTCAAGATAAATACGATCGTTATCCCAGGAATAAATTATGATCCTGAAATCAATGGTGGCCATATAATTGATATTGCAAAGAAAATGGCAGAGATGGGCGCTGATGTGCTGAACTGTATGCCCATGTATCCCAATGCCGGCACCGCCTTTGAAAACATCAGGGAGCCAGACAAGAAGGAGATCAGAATCTTGCAGGACAGGGCAGGGGAACATATCGCCCAGATGAGACACTGTACCAGATGCCGTGCTGACGCCATAGGGCTTCTGGGTGAAGACCGCTCAACTGAGATGCATGGATGTCTCTCCGCATGTGCCAGTCTTCCAAAACCCCTTGCCGGCAATGAACGGCCGTTTGTCGCGGTGGCGACACTTGAGGGGATGCTGGTCAACCAGCACCTTGGTGAGGCGGAGAGGCTTCAGATATGGGGCAGGGGCAAAGATGGTTTCTACCTGGTTGAAGAGCGCAGGACACCTCTCCCTGGTGGCGGGCCTAAAAGATGGGAGGCCCTTTCAGAGATGCTCAGGGACTGCAGGGCGATACTCGTGGGCGGTATCGGTGAAAACCCCCGAAATATTCTTTCAGGGGAAGGCATTGAGGTCTTTGAGCTGAACGGTTTTATAGAGATGGGGCTTAAATCCGTATTCATGGGCGATGATATCTCCTTTCTCAAGGTGAGAAGGAAGGGCGGGTGCGGCGGTTGTAAAGGTGCGGGTCTTGGTTGTGATGATTTGTCCAGCTTGCCTATCTTTTAG
- a CDS encoding nitrogenase component 1 → MKKQENKYVSTTNACKLCKPLGACLAFKGIEGAVPFLHGSQGCATYMRRYIISHFNEPMDIASSSLGEKHAVFGGAANLKKGLKNVCRKFSPSMIGVATTCLTETIGDDVPMILREYRSGIAQQGDPAPFLVNVSTPSYSGTHMEGFHEAVKAVVEQLAEGGEPLDFINLFPGFVSPADIRHLYEIVSDFSLECTILPDYSDTLDGPAMREYERIPQGGTPVSAIKEMGRALGSIEFGRNLKTMVTAGEFLKSRFGVVNRRIGTPIGLRETDAFFTALEEISGIPAPQKYMMERARLIDSFVDCHKYVFGKRAVVYGEEDLVTGLTSFLTEIGIQPVLCASGSKGGAFQESIKEVTEGILTDDPDVRDDADFYDIAIDVESMQPDIMVGHSKGYPLARKLGIPLIRVGFPIHDRIGGQRIVHIGYRGAQNLLDTIVNAIIEKKQDDSSVGYSYM, encoded by the coding sequence ATGAAAAAACAGGAAAATAAATATGTCTCAACCACCAATGCCTGTAAGCTCTGTAAACCCCTGGGTGCGTGTCTGGCATTCAAGGGCATAGAAGGCGCAGTGCCTTTTCTGCATGGTTCTCAAGGATGCGCAACCTATATGAGAAGATACATCATAAGTCATTTCAATGAACCTATGGATATTGCATCATCATCTCTGGGGGAAAAACATGCGGTATTCGGAGGCGCAGCCAATCTCAAGAAGGGGCTGAAAAATGTATGCCGGAAATTCAGCCCCAGCATGATAGGCGTCGCCACTACATGCCTTACAGAGACCATAGGCGATGATGTCCCAATGATACTCAGGGAATACAGAAGCGGGATAGCGCAGCAGGGCGATCCGGCGCCTTTTCTGGTGAATGTCTCGACACCCAGCTATTCAGGAACCCATATGGAAGGTTTTCATGAGGCTGTGAAGGCCGTTGTCGAACAGCTTGCGGAGGGCGGCGAGCCGCTTGATTTCATAAATCTCTTCCCTGGTTTTGTATCTCCGGCTGATATACGTCATCTCTATGAGATCGTCTCTGATTTCAGTCTGGAGTGCACGATCCTTCCTGATTATTCAGATACCCTCGATGGGCCGGCCATGCGTGAGTATGAGAGGATACCCCAGGGCGGCACCCCTGTCTCGGCGATAAAAGAGATGGGCAGGGCATTGGGCAGCATAGAGTTCGGCCGGAACCTGAAGACAATGGTGACTGCCGGTGAGTTTCTTAAGTCAAGATTCGGGGTGGTTAACCGCCGGATAGGGACACCCATAGGGCTCAGGGAGACAGACGCCTTCTTTACGGCGCTTGAGGAGATATCGGGTATCCCTGCCCCTCAAAAATACATGATGGAACGTGCGAGACTCATCGATTCCTTTGTGGATTGCCACAAATATGTCTTTGGCAAACGGGCCGTTGTCTATGGTGAAGAAGACCTCGTGACAGGCCTTACCTCTTTTCTTACTGAAATCGGCATTCAGCCCGTACTGTGCGCATCGGGTAGCAAAGGCGGCGCATTCCAGGAGTCCATAAAAGAGGTGACAGAAGGCATCCTTACTGATGATCCTGATGTCAGAGACGATGCCGACTTCTATGATATAGCTATTGATGTCGAGTCAATGCAACCGGATATCATGGTCGGTCACAGCAAGGGCTATCCTCTGGCAAGAAAGTTGGGCATACCGCTTATAAGGGTAGGCTTTCCAATCCATGACCGTATAGGTGGGCAGCGCATTGTCCATATAGGCTACAGAGGCGCGCAGAATCTGCTTGATACAATAGTGAATGCAATAATAGAGAAGAAACAGGATGATTCATCCGTAGGCTATAGCTATATGTAG
- the nifE gene encoding nitrogenase iron-molybdenum cofactor biosynthesis protein NifE, with product MASAIFKEREKQVYLKGSRPFDLECEKESLAGAVSQRACVFCGSRVVLYPIADALHLVHGPVGCAVYTWDIRGALSSGPELHRLSFSTDLQEKDVIFGGEKKLYSALVELIDRHAPKAAFVYSTCIVGIIGDDLEAICRRVSEEKNIPVIPVQSEGFKGNKRAGYNAACRALFRLVGEGSTEGISPYSVNILGDFNLAGELWIIRDYFKRMGVQVVANITGDGRVDDIRRAHGAALNLVQCSGATMDLAVMMKEKYGTPVMRVSYFGIEDMAEALYGIARFFKEPSIMERTQQLVREELSALYPELQRYRKALSGKKAAIYVGGAFKAFSLVKAFRHLGMKVVMVGSQTGTQEDYRELEAITDDGTIIVDDSNPLELSAFLQEKEVDIFVGGVKERPIAYKLGVGFCDHNHERKEALEGFVGMLNFAKEVYSSVMSPVWRFVPKNSQGMLDGLSSHKEKILRCVS from the coding sequence ATGGCCTCTGCAATATTCAAAGAAAGGGAAAAACAGGTATATCTCAAGGGGAGCAGGCCCTTTGATCTTGAATGTGAAAAGGAAAGCCTCGCAGGGGCGGTAAGCCAGAGGGCGTGCGTATTCTGCGGTTCGAGGGTCGTCCTTTATCCCATAGCCGATGCGCTCCACCTCGTACATGGTCCTGTGGGATGCGCGGTCTATACATGGGATATCAGAGGCGCCCTTTCATCAGGCCCTGAGCTCCACCGCCTGAGCTTTTCCACCGATCTTCAGGAGAAGGATGTCATATTCGGCGGCGAGAAAAAACTCTACAGCGCGCTTGTCGAACTCATAGATCGCCATGCCCCCAAGGCGGCGTTTGTATATTCAACATGCATCGTTGGTATCATCGGGGATGACCTTGAGGCAATATGCCGAAGGGTGAGCGAAGAAAAAAATATCCCCGTGATCCCTGTCCAGTCAGAGGGTTTCAAGGGCAACAAGCGAGCGGGTTACAATGCGGCCTGCAGGGCCTTGTTCAGGCTGGTGGGTGAGGGCAGCACCGAGGGCATCTCTCCATACAGCGTAAATATACTCGGAGACTTCAACCTGGCCGGGGAACTATGGATCATACGCGATTACTTTAAGCGCATGGGTGTCCAGGTCGTGGCCAATATCACAGGCGACGGCAGGGTGGATGACATAAGGCGCGCCCATGGCGCGGCGCTCAATCTCGTGCAGTGCTCAGGGGCTACGATGGACCTTGCGGTCATGATGAAGGAAAAATATGGCACCCCGGTCATGAGGGTATCCTATTTCGGGATCGAGGACATGGCTGAGGCGCTCTACGGCATAGCCCGCTTCTTCAAGGAGCCATCTATCATGGAAAGGACACAGCAGCTTGTGAGGGAGGAGCTTTCAGCCCTCTATCCTGAGCTTCAGAGATACCGCAAGGCATTGAGCGGCAAAAAGGCCGCCATATATGTCGGCGGCGCATTCAAGGCGTTTTCGCTGGTTAAGGCCTTCAGACACCTTGGCATGAAGGTGGTGATGGTAGGTTCACAGACCGGCACACAGGAAGACTACAGGGAGCTTGAGGCGATAACCGACGACGGGACAATTATAGTGGATGACTCAAACCCGCTGGAGCTGTCGGCGTTTCTGCAGGAAAAGGAGGTCGATATCTTTGTGGGCGGCGTCAAGGAACGGCCCATAGCATATAAATTAGGTGTCGGCTTCTGTGACCACAATCACGAGAGAAAAGAGGCGCTTGAAGGCTTTGTGGGCATGCTCAATTTTGCAAAAGAGGTCTATTCCTCTGTCATGAGTCCTGTCTGGCGTTTTGTGCCTAAAAACAGCCAGGGGATGCTTGATGGACTCTCAAGCCATAAAGAGAAAATCCTGAGGTGCGTATCATGA